One Moorella sp. E308F DNA segment encodes these proteins:
- a CDS encoding F0F1 ATP synthase subunit delta gives MSSQTIARRYARALYEVARQKGATEGFAAVLEAAGRALVENPELRRVLYHQLIPVREKQRIMDTLFPDVDPLLKNFFHLVMAKGRERALPEIAAQFRRMVDRENRVLPVEVQAAAPLSEEITAALKERLARITGQNVRLQTRVDPSLLGGMVIRVGDRVLDASLKKKLELLGEHLKGA, from the coding sequence ATGAGCAGCCAGACCATCGCCAGGCGCTATGCCCGCGCCCTCTATGAAGTTGCCCGGCAGAAGGGCGCTACGGAAGGCTTTGCCGCCGTCCTGGAAGCAGCCGGCCGGGCCCTGGTAGAGAACCCTGAACTGCGCCGTGTCCTTTATCACCAGCTCATTCCCGTCCGGGAGAAGCAAAGAATAATGGATACCCTCTTCCCGGACGTCGACCCGTTGTTAAAGAACTTTTTCCACCTGGTCATGGCCAAAGGTCGGGAGCGGGCCCTGCCGGAGATAGCGGCCCAATTCCGGCGCATGGTTGACCGGGAAAACAGGGTGCTGCCGGTGGAAGTGCAGGCAGCAGCACCTCTTTCTGAGGAGATCACCGCCGCTCTGAAAGAAAGGCTGGCCCGGATAACGGGACAAAACGTCCGCCTGCAAACCAGAGTGGATCCGTCCCTCCTGGGCGGGATGGTCATCCGCGTGGGGGACAGGGTCCTGGACGCCAGCCTGAAGAAAAAGCTGGAACTTTTGGGCGAGCACTTGAAGGGCGCATAA
- a CDS encoding TIGR01440 family protein, producing the protein MADLSAITAAVKAAAMELIEVAALKPGQILVAGCSTSEITGQRIGTASSLEIGQAVVAGLLQATNAAQVYLAAQCCEHLNRALVIEAGAARLYNLPVVTVVPAPKAGGSLAAAAFSALHRPVVVAGLQAHAGLDIGATLIGMHLRPVAVPVRLQVKTIGSAPVTAARTRPPLIGGERAVYRFQREQDPHTANPAPSEG; encoded by the coding sequence ATGGCCGACTTAAGCGCCATTACAGCGGCGGTTAAAGCAGCTGCCATGGAACTTATTGAAGTTGCCGCTCTAAAGCCCGGCCAGATCCTGGTAGCCGGCTGCAGCACCAGTGAGATTACGGGCCAGAGGATTGGCACGGCCTCTTCCCTGGAAATCGGGCAGGCCGTGGTAGCGGGCCTGCTCCAGGCCACCAATGCCGCCCAGGTGTACCTGGCAGCCCAGTGCTGCGAGCATTTAAACAGGGCCCTGGTCATCGAGGCCGGCGCCGCCAGGCTTTACAACCTGCCGGTGGTAACAGTCGTTCCGGCGCCAAAGGCCGGCGGTTCTCTGGCCGCGGCGGCTTTTTCCGCCCTGCACCGGCCGGTGGTGGTCGCCGGGCTCCAGGCCCATGCCGGCCTGGATATCGGCGCCACCCTCATCGGCATGCACCTGCGGCCGGTAGCCGTGCCCGTCCGCCTGCAGGTCAAAACCATCGGCAGCGCCCCCGTAACGGCGGCTCGGACGCGCCCACCCTTGATTGGTGGTGAACGGGCTGTATATAGATTTCAGAGGGAACAAGACCCTCATACCGCTAACCCGGCACCATCAGAAGGATGA
- a CDS encoding MazG-like family protein has translation MQQKIIALPKLDNLTPTMESTALKLMEEAGELAQAIGKLRGLSGEEIKMDHNAVLAAITRELLDVAQTAVSLMFVLEDQYGVDIQQALEEHINKLRAKKYLK, from the coding sequence TTGCAGCAAAAGATTATCGCTTTACCCAAACTGGACAACCTGACACCCACTATGGAATCTACCGCTTTAAAACTTATGGAAGAAGCCGGAGAACTGGCCCAGGCTATCGGCAAGCTCCGGGGTTTAAGCGGCGAGGAGATCAAGATGGACCATAACGCCGTCCTGGCGGCCATTACCCGCGAGCTGCTGGACGTGGCCCAGACGGCCGTTTCCCTCATGTTTGTCCTGGAAGACCAGTACGGCGTCGACATCCAGCAGGCCCTGGAGGAGCACATCAATAAACTCCGGGCGAAAAAGTATCTAAAGTAA
- the rpiB gene encoding ribose 5-phosphate isomerase B, with protein MRVALGSDHGGFHLKAAIKEYLDRQGIANHDFGTYDASAVDYPDYARKVAEAVASGEYDRGILCCGTGIGVCIAANKVPGIRAALCHDTFSARAAREHNDANILTMGERVIGPGLALEIVATWLAAGFSGGRHARRVAKISAIEASYRCQEK; from the coding sequence TTGCGCGTCGCCCTGGGTAGTGATCACGGCGGTTTTCACCTCAAGGCAGCAATTAAAGAGTACCTGGACCGGCAGGGTATTGCCAATCACGATTTCGGCACCTATGATGCCAGCGCGGTAGATTACCCTGACTATGCCCGTAAGGTGGCCGAAGCTGTGGCCAGCGGTGAATACGATCGGGGCATCCTCTGTTGCGGCACGGGGATCGGCGTCTGCATCGCGGCCAATAAAGTCCCCGGCATTCGCGCCGCCCTTTGCCACGATACCTTTTCAGCCCGGGCGGCGCGGGAACATAATGATGCCAATATCCTGACCATGGGCGAGCGGGTCATCGGTCCCGGCCTGGCCCTGGAAATTGTCGCCACCTGGCTGGCGGCCGGCTTCAGCGGCGGCCGTCATGCCCGCCGGGTGGCCAAAATTAGTGCCATAGAGGCCAGTTACCGCTGCCAGGAAAAGTAG
- the atpB gene encoding F0F1 ATP synthase subunit A codes for MGLRALGEIMAHVRPHEVFYLGPIPVYSTVVNTWIVMALLFLGVFLASRKLNFIPRGIQHIFELLLEFFYGLLEETMGKEGRRYLPLVATLFIFILSLNLSWFIPGMKPPTMDLSTTAAFAVTTIILVQLIGIRKRGLVGYIKHFFQPVPFLFPLNVIEELVKPVSLSLRLFGNMFGEEMVVTILFIMLPFLLPTPIMILGVLMGLIQAFVFTLLTVTYIANFIHGH; via the coding sequence ATGGGACTGCGAGCCTTAGGGGAGATAATGGCCCATGTCCGGCCCCATGAAGTATTTTACCTGGGGCCCATCCCGGTCTACTCCACGGTGGTCAACACCTGGATTGTCATGGCTCTCTTATTCCTGGGGGTTTTCCTGGCAAGCCGGAAATTAAACTTTATCCCCCGGGGTATCCAGCACATTTTTGAGCTGCTCCTGGAATTTTTCTATGGCCTCCTGGAGGAAACCATGGGCAAGGAAGGCCGGCGCTACCTGCCTCTGGTAGCCACCCTGTTTATTTTCATCCTGAGCCTCAATCTTTCCTGGTTTATCCCCGGGATGAAGCCCCCGACCATGGACCTTTCCACTACGGCGGCCTTTGCTGTGACTACCATTATCCTGGTCCAGCTTATCGGCATCCGGAAAAGGGGCCTGGTGGGCTACATCAAGCACTTTTTCCAGCCGGTGCCCTTTCTCTTTCCCCTGAATGTAATTGAGGAGCTGGTCAAGCCGGTATCCCTTTCCTTACGTCTATTCGGCAATATGTTCGGGGAAGAGATGGTGGTAACCATCCTGTTTATCATGCTGCCCTTTTTATTACCGACGCCCATTATGATCCTGGGCGTCCTTATGGGCTTGATCCAGGCCTTTGTTTTTACCCTGCTTACAGTTACTTATATCGCTAACTTTATTCACGGGCATTAA
- the atpG gene encoding ATP synthase F1 subunit gamma, with protein sequence MPNMRDLKRRIRSIRSTQHITRAMKMVAAAKLRKAQAQVTAARPYAEKLEEVIGRLIGAVDPETQPLAATREIKKAGYVLITGDRGLAGGYNANLIRMAEERLQAEERPVALVTVGRKGRDYFRRRRVEIVRSFTDIGDEPDLIQARELARQLVDLYLEGTVDEVNLIYTRFYSALRQVPRIDRLLPIKAGATGEDSGDYIYEPSPAEVLKALLPRYCEIKVYQALLEAKASEHGARMTAMDNATENAAEMIDKLTLSFNRARQAAITMEIVEVVAGADALK encoded by the coding sequence ATGCCCAATATGCGTGACCTGAAGCGCCGTATCCGCAGTATCAGGAGCACTCAGCACATCACCCGGGCCATGAAAATGGTGGCGGCGGCCAAACTGCGCAAGGCCCAGGCCCAGGTCACGGCAGCCCGGCCCTACGCCGAGAAACTTGAGGAAGTCATCGGCCGCCTGATCGGCGCCGTTGATCCGGAGACCCAGCCCCTGGCGGCAACCCGGGAAATCAAAAAAGCCGGCTACGTGCTGATTACCGGTGACCGGGGCCTGGCCGGCGGCTATAATGCCAACCTCATCCGCATGGCGGAAGAACGCCTGCAGGCGGAAGAACGCCCGGTGGCCCTGGTGACTGTAGGCCGGAAAGGAAGGGATTATTTCCGCCGCCGCCGGGTGGAGATAGTCCGGTCCTTTACCGATATCGGCGATGAACCGGACCTCATCCAGGCCCGCGAGCTGGCCCGCCAGCTGGTAGATCTGTACCTGGAGGGAACCGTGGATGAGGTAAACCTCATCTATACCCGTTTTTACTCCGCCCTCCGCCAGGTACCCCGGATCGACCGCCTCCTGCCCATCAAAGCCGGCGCGACCGGGGAGGACAGCGGGGATTATATCTATGAACCTTCTCCCGCCGAGGTCTTAAAGGCCCTGCTACCCCGTTACTGCGAGATCAAGGTCTACCAGGCCCTCTTGGAGGCCAAGGCCAGTGAGCATGGAGCCAGGATGACGGCCATGGATAACGCCACCGAGAATGCAGCCGAAATGATCGATAAATTAACCCTATCCTTCAACCGCGCCCGCCAGGCGGCCATTACCATGGAGATCGTGGAGGTTGTGGCCGGCGCCGACGCCCTGAAGTAA
- a CDS encoding deoxycytidylate deaminase codes for MRKDWDEYFLDIAFQVASRSTCNRRAVGALVVKDKRIKGTGYNGAPHGLPHCLDVGCLMDGEHCQRTIHAEINALLECSPEERAGATMYVTDYPCERCALIIIQAGIKRIVYARPYPVAHNWLREAGLEIVHLPR; via the coding sequence ATGCGTAAAGACTGGGATGAATACTTCCTGGATATCGCCTTCCAGGTGGCCAGCCGGAGCACCTGCAACCGGCGGGCCGTGGGTGCCCTGGTGGTCAAGGACAAGCGCATCAAAGGTACCGGTTACAACGGCGCCCCCCATGGCCTGCCCCACTGCCTGGATGTCGGCTGCCTCATGGATGGGGAGCACTGCCAGCGGACCATCCACGCCGAAATCAATGCCCTCCTGGAGTGTTCACCGGAAGAAAGGGCCGGGGCGACCATGTATGTGACCGATTATCCCTGCGAGAGGTGCGCCCTGATCATTATCCAGGCCGGGATTAAAAGGATTGTCTATGCCCGGCCCTACCCGGTCGCCCATAATTGGCTGCGGGAAGCCGGGCTGGAAATCGTTCACCTGCCCCGCTAG
- the atpA gene encoding F0F1 ATP synthase subunit alpha, with translation MSIRPDEITSILKNQIEQYQLEVEVADTGIITQVGDGIARIYGLERAMAGELLEFPGNVYGMVLNLEEDNVGAVVLGPYTHIKEGDQVKRTGRIVEVPVGEALIGRVVNAMGQPIDGKGPIKTEKFRPVESPAPGVVYRQPVNTPLQTGLKAIDSMIPIGRGQRELIIGDRQTGKTAIAVDTIINQKGQNVICIYVAIGQKASTVAGVVQRLEEAGAMEYTIVVSATASEPAPMLYIAPYAGCAMGEYFMYEQHRDVLCIYDDLSKHAAAYRELSLLLRRPPGREAYPGDVFYLHSRLLERAARLNDALGGGSLTALPVIETQAGDVSAYIPTNVISITDGQIYLESDLFYAGQRPAVNVGLSVSRVGGAAQIKAMKQVAGRLRLDLAQYRELAAFAQFGSDLDKTTQARLARGERMMEILKQDQYQPMPVEEQVAVLYAAVNGFLDDLPVERVRPFEREFLRFLHSVRPEVLAGIREKRELDDNLQEQLKKSIEEFKSSFTAAGKA, from the coding sequence TTGAGCATCCGGCCCGATGAAATAACCAGTATTCTCAAGAACCAGATCGAACAGTACCAGCTGGAAGTAGAAGTGGCCGATACGGGGATCATCACCCAGGTGGGTGACGGCATCGCCCGCATCTACGGCCTGGAGCGGGCCATGGCCGGCGAGTTGCTGGAGTTTCCCGGCAATGTCTACGGCATGGTCCTGAACCTGGAAGAAGACAACGTCGGCGCCGTGGTCCTGGGCCCCTACACCCACATCAAAGAAGGGGACCAGGTCAAGCGCACCGGGCGCATTGTCGAGGTACCGGTAGGGGAAGCTCTGATCGGCCGGGTAGTCAACGCCATGGGCCAGCCCATTGACGGCAAGGGGCCCATCAAGACGGAAAAGTTCCGGCCGGTAGAATCACCGGCGCCGGGCGTCGTTTACCGCCAGCCGGTGAATACCCCCCTCCAGACAGGCTTGAAAGCCATAGATTCCATGATCCCCATCGGCCGCGGCCAGCGGGAATTGATTATCGGCGACCGGCAGACGGGCAAGACGGCCATCGCCGTGGACACCATCATCAATCAAAAAGGGCAAAATGTCATCTGCATCTATGTGGCCATAGGCCAGAAGGCTTCCACCGTGGCGGGCGTTGTCCAGCGCCTGGAGGAAGCCGGGGCCATGGAATATACCATTGTCGTTTCGGCAACGGCCAGCGAGCCGGCGCCCATGCTCTACATCGCCCCCTATGCCGGCTGCGCCATGGGCGAGTATTTCATGTACGAGCAGCACCGGGACGTCCTCTGCATCTATGACGACCTGTCCAAGCACGCCGCCGCCTACCGTGAACTTTCCCTGCTGCTAAGGCGGCCGCCGGGACGAGAGGCCTATCCGGGCGACGTTTTCTACCTCCATTCCCGCCTGCTGGAACGGGCGGCCCGTCTGAACGACGCCCTGGGGGGCGGTTCCCTGACGGCCCTGCCCGTTATTGAAACCCAGGCCGGAGACGTGTCGGCCTATATCCCCACTAACGTCATTTCCATCACCGACGGCCAGATCTACCTGGAGTCCGACCTTTTCTACGCCGGCCAGCGCCCGGCCGTCAACGTGGGCCTGTCGGTATCCCGGGTAGGGGGCGCAGCCCAGATCAAGGCCATGAAACAGGTGGCCGGCCGTCTGCGCCTGGACCTGGCCCAGTACCGCGAGCTGGCGGCCTTCGCCCAGTTCGGCTCCGACCTGGACAAGACGACCCAGGCGAGGCTCGCCCGCGGCGAGCGCATGATGGAGATTTTAAAACAGGACCAGTACCAGCCCATGCCGGTGGAAGAGCAGGTAGCGGTCCTCTACGCGGCCGTTAACGGTTTCCTGGATGACCTGCCGGTAGAAAGGGTGCGGCCCTTTGAAAGGGAATTCTTGCGCTTCCTGCACAGCGTGCGCCCGGAAGTTTTGGCCGGTATCCGGGAAAAACGCGAACTCGACGACAATCTTCAGGAGCAGCTGAAGAAGAGCATAGAAGAATTCAAGAGCAGCTTCACCGCTGCCGGGAAAGCATAA
- a CDS encoding AtpZ/AtpI family protein, which yields MAAKKRHYWDYARFANMAFSFGVTMIAAILLGLYGGAWLDRRLGTSPLFMLAGVFLGVGVGFRSILSELRILEKEAPKIKTNDQDKTHPD from the coding sequence ATGGCAGCCAAGAAACGTCACTACTGGGATTACGCGAGATTTGCCAATATGGCCTTTTCCTTCGGAGTTACCATGATTGCCGCCATCCTCCTCGGCCTTTATGGCGGGGCATGGCTGGACCGGCGGTTGGGTACGTCACCCCTTTTCATGCTGGCCGGCGTTTTTCTGGGGGTAGGGGTGGGATTTCGCTCTATCTTAAGCGAATTGCGTATCCTGGAAAAGGAAGCACCAAAGATTAAAACCAATGATCAAGATAAAACTCACCCGGACTGA
- the atpE gene encoding ATP synthase F0 subunit C: MASPQRKPFLEEDMHMTALGFIGVGLAIGLAALGSGLGQGFASRGAMEGIARQPEASGNIRTTLLLALAFMEALTLFSFVIAILMWTKL; encoded by the coding sequence ATGGCCAGCCCACAAAGGAAGCCATTTTTAGAGGAGGATATGCACATGACAGCACTAGGTTTTATCGGCGTCGGTCTGGCCATTGGCCTGGCAGCACTAGGTTCGGGCCTCGGCCAGGGTTTTGCTTCCCGCGGAGCGATGGAAGGTATCGCTCGTCAGCCCGAGGCCAGCGGCAACATCCGTACCACCCTGCTCCTGGCCCTGGCCTTTATGGAAGCGCTGACGCTCTTTTCCTTCGTTATAGCCATCCTCATGTGGACCAAGCTCTAA
- the glyA gene encoding serine hydroxymethyltransferase — protein MNLETVARVDPELVEAVKGELQRQRTHLELIASENFVSRAVMETYSSVLTNKYAEGYPGKRYYGGCEWVDVVENLARERAKVLFGAEHANVQPHSGSQANTAVYLAVLKPGDKALGMNLAHGGHLTHGSPVSISGRYYNFSFYGVNPDTGRIDYDEVARIAREVRPKLIVAGASAYPRVIDFARFREIADEVGALLMVDMAHIAGLVAAGIHPSPIPYAHFVTTTTHKTMRGPRGGIIFTTREYAREIDKAVFPGIQGGPLMHVIAAKAVALKEAMQPEFKRYQERIVANARTLAEALQGYGFNLVSGGTDNHLILVDLRNKGVTGREAEEILGSVQITVNKNAIPFDPEKPSVTSGIRLGTAALTTRGMDTDAMRMVARAIDLALSYGPDAKKLDEARGIVAELCQAYPLYPELD, from the coding sequence ATGAACTTAGAAACCGTAGCGCGGGTGGACCCGGAACTGGTTGAGGCCGTCAAGGGTGAGTTGCAACGCCAGCGTACCCACCTGGAACTCATCGCCTCGGAGAACTTTGTCAGCCGGGCCGTCATGGAAACCTACAGTTCGGTTCTGACCAATAAGTACGCCGAAGGTTACCCGGGCAAACGGTATTACGGCGGCTGCGAGTGGGTAGATGTGGTCGAAAACCTGGCCCGGGAACGGGCCAAAGTCCTCTTTGGCGCTGAACATGCCAACGTCCAGCCCCATTCCGGCAGCCAGGCCAATACAGCCGTCTACCTCGCTGTCCTAAAGCCGGGCGATAAAGCCCTGGGGATGAACCTGGCCCACGGCGGTCACCTGACTCACGGTAGCCCGGTCAGCATCTCCGGCCGGTATTATAATTTTTCCTTTTACGGCGTCAACCCCGATACCGGGCGGATTGATTACGATGAAGTGGCCCGGATAGCACGGGAAGTAAGGCCCAAGCTAATTGTCGCCGGGGCCAGCGCATACCCGCGGGTAATCGATTTTGCCCGTTTCCGGGAGATAGCCGACGAAGTCGGCGCCCTTCTCATGGTGGACATGGCCCATATTGCCGGCCTGGTGGCCGCCGGCATCCACCCCAGCCCCATACCTTACGCCCATTTTGTGACCACTACCACCCACAAGACCATGCGGGGGCCGCGGGGAGGTATTATTTTCACCACCCGGGAATACGCCAGGGAAATCGACAAGGCGGTCTTTCCAGGCATCCAGGGCGGGCCCCTGATGCACGTCATCGCCGCCAAGGCGGTGGCCTTGAAGGAAGCCATGCAGCCGGAATTCAAGCGCTACCAGGAAAGAATTGTCGCCAACGCCCGTACCCTGGCCGAAGCTTTGCAGGGTTACGGCTTTAACCTGGTATCCGGCGGTACCGACAACCACCTGATCCTCGTGGACCTGCGCAATAAAGGCGTTACCGGTCGCGAGGCCGAGGAAATCCTGGGTTCCGTGCAGATAACCGTCAATAAAAACGCTATCCCCTTCGACCCGGAAAAGCCCAGCGTAACCAGCGGCATCCGCCTGGGCACAGCTGCGCTGACCACCCGGGGTATGGATACCGACGCCATGCGGATGGTAGCCCGGGCTATAGACCTCGCCCTCTCCTACGGCCCTGATGCCAAGAAACTTGATGAAGCGCGAGGCATTGTCGCCGAACTCTGCCAGGCCTATCCCCTGTACCCGGAGCTTGATTGA
- the wecB gene encoding non-hydrolyzing UDP-N-acetylglucosamine 2-epimerase has protein sequence MPPLKVLTVFGTRPEAIKMAPVVKELNRYPEEFNCQVAVTAQHREMLDQVLQLFQIQPGYDLDIMRPRQTLEEVTTRALNGLSGVLKTSRPDVVLVHGDTTTTFVAALAAFYQQIPVGHVEAGLRTGDRYAPFPEEMNRRLAGALADIHFAPTATARDNLLREGVPAEHIYVTGNTVIDALKATVRPGYCFSDPRLQELDMERWRVVLVTAHRRENWGEPMREIFSALRDLVKRYSDIAVVFPVHYNPRVRELAGEILGNRERIYLIDPLDYEPFVNLMARSYLVLTDSGGLQEEAPALGKPVLVLREVTERPEAVAAGTVRLVGTGYHEILAAAGELLEDRQAYLRMAHAVNPYGDGQASRRIRGALRHYFGLTIARPQEFTPA, from the coding sequence ATGCCGCCCTTAAAGGTCTTAACTGTCTTTGGCACCCGTCCCGAGGCCATCAAAATGGCCCCGGTCGTAAAAGAACTAAACCGTTATCCGGAAGAATTCAACTGCCAGGTGGCCGTCACGGCCCAGCACCGGGAAATGCTGGATCAGGTCCTCCAACTGTTCCAGATCCAGCCCGGCTATGACCTGGATATCATGCGGCCCCGGCAGACCCTGGAAGAAGTGACTACCAGAGCTTTAAACGGCCTTTCCGGGGTTTTAAAAACCTCCCGACCGGACGTGGTCCTGGTTCACGGGGACACCACCACCACCTTCGTAGCGGCCCTGGCTGCCTTTTACCAGCAAATTCCTGTCGGTCATGTCGAAGCCGGCTTAAGGACGGGTGACCGCTACGCCCCATTCCCGGAGGAGATGAACCGCCGCCTGGCCGGAGCCCTGGCCGACATTCATTTTGCCCCCACGGCCACTGCCCGGGACAACCTTTTGCGGGAAGGTGTACCGGCAGAGCATATCTACGTCACCGGTAATACCGTTATCGATGCCTTGAAGGCTACCGTCCGCCCCGGATACTGCTTCAGCGATCCCCGCCTGCAAGAGCTGGATATGGAGAGGTGGCGGGTCGTTCTGGTAACAGCCCACCGCCGGGAAAACTGGGGCGAGCCCATGCGGGAAATATTCAGCGCCTTGCGGGACCTGGTAAAGCGCTATAGCGATATTGCCGTCGTTTTCCCCGTTCACTACAACCCCCGTGTCCGCGAGCTGGCCGGAGAAATCCTCGGTAACCGGGAGCGTATTTACTTGATCGACCCCCTGGACTACGAGCCCTTTGTCAACCTTATGGCCCGTTCCTACCTGGTGTTGACAGACTCCGGTGGCCTCCAGGAAGAAGCGCCGGCCCTCGGCAAACCGGTGCTGGTCCTGCGGGAAGTCACCGAACGCCCGGAAGCCGTTGCTGCCGGTACCGTACGCCTGGTGGGCACGGGCTACCACGAGATCCTGGCAGCGGCCGGCGAACTCCTGGAAGACCGGCAGGCTTACCTGCGCATGGCCCATGCTGTCAACCCCTATGGAGACGGCCAGGCTTCACGGCGTATCCGCGGCGCCCTGCGTCATTATTTTGGCCTGACAATTGCTAGGCCACAGGAATTTACGCCCGCATAA
- the atpF gene encoding F0F1 ATP synthase subunit B, producing MQGIFQALNLSGWTFLFQVINLLVVMGVLYILLYKPLGKILADREAKIEGNLRDAATAKEKAEQMLAEYQQQLRGARQEAQAILDRANRMAEETRAEIVAKAKEEASRALEQARAEIEGEKSKALAAIRNEAATLAVLAAGKVLGRTLTPDDQERLAREALAEVERLQ from the coding sequence GTGCAGGGCATCTTTCAGGCCTTGAATTTAAGCGGTTGGACCTTTTTGTTCCAGGTCATCAACCTCCTGGTAGTCATGGGGGTTCTTTATATTCTCCTTTACAAACCCCTGGGCAAGATCCTGGCCGACCGCGAGGCGAAAATTGAGGGCAATTTAAGGGACGCGGCGACGGCCAAAGAGAAGGCGGAACAGATGCTCGCCGAGTATCAGCAGCAGCTCCGCGGCGCTCGCCAGGAAGCCCAGGCGATATTGGACCGGGCTAACAGGATGGCCGAAGAGACGCGGGCGGAGATAGTTGCCAAGGCCAAAGAGGAAGCTAGCCGCGCGCTGGAACAGGCACGAGCCGAGATTGAAGGCGAAAAGAGCAAGGCCCTGGCCGCTATCCGCAATGAAGCAGCGACCCTGGCCGTCCTGGCGGCGGGAAAGGTTTTAGGGCGCACCTTAACCCCTGACGACCAGGAACGCCTGGCCCGGGAAGCGCTGGCTGAGGTGGAGCGATTGCAATGA
- the atpD gene encoding F0F1 ATP synthase subunit beta: MNEGQVVQVIGPVVDVEFASDQLPDLYNAITIKNDNINITMEAMQHLGNNTVRCVALSSTDGLQRGMKAVDTGAPITIPVGRATLGRLFNVLGEPIDNQGPVEATERLPIHRPAPSFEEQQPSTEILETGIKVVDLLAPYAKGGKIGLFGGAGVGKTVLIMELIRNIAYEHGGFSVFAGVGERTREGNDLYLEMKESGVIEKTALVFGQMNEPPGARLRVGLTGLTMAEYFRDAEGQDVLLFIDNIFRFVQAGSEVSALLGRMPSAVGYQPTLATEMGALQERITSTKKGSITSVQAIYVPADDLTDPAPATTFAHLDATTVLSRQIAELGIYPAVDPLDSTSRILDPRIVGEEHYQVARGVQRILQRYKELQDIIAILGMDELSEDDKLIVARARKVQRFLSQPFHVAEAFTGQPGVYVPLKETVRGFKEILEGRHDNLPEQAFYMVGTIDEAVKKGQEMM, translated from the coding sequence TTGAACGAGGGACAGGTAGTACAGGTAATCGGCCCGGTAGTTGACGTGGAATTTGCCAGCGACCAGCTGCCCGACCTTTATAACGCCATTACCATCAAGAATGATAACATCAATATCACTATGGAAGCCATGCAGCACCTGGGCAACAATACCGTGCGCTGTGTGGCCCTGTCTTCCACCGACGGCCTGCAGCGGGGGATGAAGGCCGTGGATACCGGCGCCCCCATCACCATACCGGTAGGCCGGGCGACGTTAGGCCGGCTGTTTAACGTCCTGGGAGAACCTATTGATAACCAGGGCCCGGTAGAGGCCACAGAACGGCTGCCCATCCACCGGCCGGCACCATCTTTCGAGGAACAGCAGCCGTCGACGGAAATCCTGGAGACAGGCATTAAAGTAGTTGACCTGCTGGCCCCCTACGCCAAGGGAGGTAAAATCGGCCTTTTCGGCGGTGCCGGCGTGGGCAAGACGGTCCTCATCATGGAACTCATCCGCAATATTGCCTACGAGCACGGCGGTTTTTCCGTCTTTGCCGGTGTCGGCGAGCGTACCCGTGAAGGCAACGACCTCTACCTGGAAATGAAGGAATCCGGGGTCATTGAGAAAACGGCCCTGGTCTTCGGCCAGATGAACGAGCCCCCGGGAGCACGCCTGCGGGTGGGCCTGACGGGCCTGACCATGGCCGAGTATTTCCGGGACGCGGAAGGACAGGACGTCCTCCTTTTCATCGATAATATTTTCCGCTTTGTCCAGGCCGGTTCCGAAGTATCGGCTCTCCTGGGACGCATGCCTTCGGCCGTGGGTTACCAGCCCACCCTGGCCACGGAAATGGGCGCCCTGCAGGAGCGCATTACTTCCACCAAAAAGGGTTCCATAACCTCCGTCCAGGCCATTTACGTCCCGGCCGACGACCTGACCGACCCGGCCCCGGCGACTACCTTTGCCCACCTGGACGCCACCACGGTGCTTTCCCGGCAGATCGCCGAGCTGGGCATCTATCCGGCCGTGGATCCTCTGGATTCCACTTCCCGCATCCTCGACCCCAGGATCGTGGGCGAGGAGCACTACCAGGTGGCCCGGGGCGTGCAGCGCATTCTGCAGCGCTACAAGGAACTCCAGGACATCATCGCCATCCTGGGCATGGATGAACTCTCGGAAGACGACAAGCTGATCGTGGCCCGGGCGCGTAAAGTGCAGCGCTTCCTCTCCCAGCCCTTCCACGTGGCGGAGGCCTTTACCGGCCAGCCCGGCGTCTACGTGCCTTTAAAAGAAACCGTCCGCGGCTTCAAGGAGATCCTGGAGGGTCGTCACGACAACTTGCCCGAACAGGCCTTCTATATGGTCGGCACCATTGACGAAGCCGTAAAGAAGGGGCAGGAGATGATGTAA